ATTTATATTGCACAAAATATGCAATAATGCTGTGTCTAGAAAGCAAAAGTACATAccttaatgaaataataatttagtgCTAAAAATGCTAATCATTATCTGTGCTCTCAGTGTATCATAATCACTGATCATAGAGGaccatcataaataaataataatgaaaaaaaattttttaagatttatttcttggggcgcctgagtggctcagtggattgggcctttgctttcggctcaggtcatggtcttgggttcCTGGAGTTGAGTCCAgtgtcgagctctctgctcagcagggagcctgcttccctctctctctctctgcctgcttgtgatctctgtcaaataaataaataaaatcttaaaaaaaaagatttatttctttatttcatttagagaGCCTGAGTaggaggggggaagagagggaatctcaagcagattctgctgagcacggagcctgacacggggcttgatatcatgacctgagctgaagccgtGAGttggtgcttaaccgactgagccacccaggcaccccaataataatgaaaattttgaaaaattgtaagagttactaaaatgtgacacagagatgCAATGTGGGCAGCTGCCATTGGGAAAATGATACCAACAGACTTGCTCGGTGCAAGGTTGCCACAGactttcaatttataaaaaatgcagCAACTGCGAAGCCCAATAAAGTGAAGGGTGGTAAAATGAGGTCTGCCTGGAGTTTGACTGGGATTGAATTTCCGTGGCAACTGACCAGGAGAGAAACGATTGGAAAAGTAGGTTGGAATCAAATTGTAGAGAACCTTAAATACTTGAGCAATGAATATGAACCCAGTAGGTACCAGTTAGGGTCTTGCCAGGAAAACATAAACTATGTTAGATATAGTcaagaaacttcattttttaaaagattttgtttatttatttgacagagcacaagcaaggagagtggcagggagagggagaggaagaagcaggctcccgcagagcagggagcctgatgtgggactccatcccaggaccctgggatcaggacctgagccaaagtcagacacttaacccactgagccacccaggcgccctccaagaTACTTTAATACGGAGAATCCATAACCTAGGCACTGGAAGGCTGAAAGAACAAAAAGGGGACAAGGGAATCTAGATGTTTGTATTTATAGATAGCTCCCACCTTCTGTTAGCTACCCCGATGTTAATGGTttgaattaatacatatttactaGCTCACAGTTTCTGTGAGCCAGGAATTCAGGCATGTGTTGGCTGGGTCCTCTGCTTCGTGATCTCCCATGAGACCGTAGTCAAGGTTTCAGCCAGGGGTAGGGTCTtgtctgaaggcttgactggggaagTATCCACTTCCAAGCTTACGTGGTTGTTGGAGGATTGGTTTCCTTGAGGGCCAGTGGACTGCGGCCTTCGGTACGGCTGCCTCTGTGTGGTCCTTAGTCCATAGCAGGTGGGTCTCTCCAACACGGTAGCTTGGTTCATCAAAGTCAACAAGCGCAAAAGTCTCCTAGCAAGGGGGAAATCAAAATCCTTTGTAACCTAACTGGAAGTGACAGCCCTGCAAAGTCGCCGTCTTCTGTTGGTTAAAGCAAGTTGCTCAGGAGAGAGGATTACATAAGGCTGTAAATACCAAGAGGTGGGGATCACCGAGGGCCCTCTTAGAGGCTGCCTGCTGTGTGCACCCTCCCAAGGCTGGGATAGCAGAGGCCAGGATGACATTATCAAAACTACAGGGGCTTGAGGAAGGGCCCTACACAGCCTGTGCTCAGGTATCTTAGGCTGTCTGCACCTGCTGATGCTGGAccctcggggtggggggagctgaggGGGGATGTGGCTCGGCTGCAGCTGCTGGGAGAAGCTGAAGGCCAGAATCAGAGATGTCCTCTGCTGCTGGCAGAATACTAGCAGGAGTGAGACACTGAAGAGAGCTCCTTCTCCCTTCCAGCCAGTCATTTCATCCCAGGGGAGGAATATAACAGGAAGACGGCTGCCACGGGAGTCCAAGGAATGTCGCTTAAAGAGTTCCCTGCACCACAGTGTTCCCTGAGAGGCAGTAATTAAGAAATGTTCCTTAAGGGTCATTAGGTGATTCTGGGTCTGTATTGACTGAACCCTGACCTTGTCCTCGCCACTTCTAACTCTGACCCACATTTTCCTTCTCACATTGCTGCTGGGCTATCTCAAACCCACAGGGAGGTGACCAGCATCTGACCTGGGTGTCCCAAGGATTCCTCCTCCCCATAGGCCATGAAGGAGGgacagcagggagagaaaggaaaatcgccttctgcttctgctctatTGAGGGCAGCTCACGAGCACACATGTCAAACGCTACTTCCTGCAGGGGCAAGAGTCCTGGGGTAGGTCGCAGATGGAAATGTGAGTGATCTTTTTACAAAACAATTTGTAGGTACTTATTAAAAATACCTGTACCCTTCGCTTTGGCAGTCCGGCTCCTTAGgatttttcctgtatttataaACCACCAGAATACAGTGATGTCCCTCTAAGCATGTTGAAGTCAGCAGTGGAGAGAGTGTTGGAAAGTGAGAATGCCCCATCTATGAGACAGcctgcataaataatgaattaggGCATACATTGTTGATGTGGAGGGTCTACCAGGAAGTGTTTTTGGGTGAGAACAGCAAAGTGCAGAAAGCTGTATGTGATACAATCACGTGCTTTTGTGCAGTAATCACAGCCTCAGGTGTGGGCACATACTACACACATGCATCGGCGTGGGACAGGGCTTCGGTATGCACTAGGTTACTAATACATATATTCCCCGGGGGTGAGATAAGATATGGAGGGACGGTGTGGATaagtataaaaaaggaaaggaccaGGAGAAAAATGACAGCACTTGAAACAATGCCATATATATGACCCGTGGTCCTTTATGAAATATcgcatgtatgtacatataaagCAATGTCTCTAGAAGCTTTCTCTTGAAACATGATATTTTGTAGTCACaagttaaaaaacataaatatgtagTTCAGTGAATTTCTACAGTGCGAACACCCCTAGGAAGAAAGGTTTACAGTAAGCGATTAAAGGTGGGGTCAGATCTGGGACGGTGGCAGAGACAAAAATCACTGgcgagggaggaaggaaggctcGAGGCCTCTCCGATGGGTCCGGCAGTGCCTGGTAGACGTCCCGCCTCGGGaggtggggaagtgggagagagcgTAGGGACTGCGCCCGAGGACCCGATGGAGTCCCTGGGCCGTGGGTACAGGGTGGAGCTGAGGCGAGGGATGGGGACAGAGCCCACAGGGTCACCGGCCGCAGCCAGGGCGCGAAGAGAGCCTGAGTACGGGCCTGGGAAGGCCGGAGGGAAAATGTGAAGGCGGGAGCTGCATGAGGCAGGAGACGAGTTTCTTATAAAAGCAGCAGCAAAATGAGGCCCAGACCAGGGAAACAGATTTAGGTGAAAGCAGGAGAAACGTCCCTTGACGTAACCCCCTCCCTCATTGACTGGGCCCGGCCCTGCACCTCAGCTATTAGAAGTTCCCAGGAAGTAACGTGTTGTCTCTTGTCTCCGGGCCTTTGCCCACACTAGCCCCTCTACCAAGAACGCTGTTGGTCCAGCTCCTCCTCCATGTTCAAGCCGAGACACACCTGTCTCTCCGAGAATCGGGTCGGTGCCTCCTGTGAGCTCCCgcagcccctgcccccttccATCCGCTCTCGGGCTCGGATCGGATCGCGGGTGCACCTGCTTCTGCCTGTAGTTCCTACACTACATggggggccagggctgggccttTCCAAGGTTCATTATCCGACTGAGCTTACTTCGCACAGTTAGTGCAAAATTAGCGTGTGAGAAATATCTCTTGTCCGAGTGCATCTGTGTGTGCATCCGTGAATGGATGAGTGAGTGAGACCAGAATTAAGGACTGATCATTTATTCTGGGATCCTAGGGCCCAGGACATGTTCAGGCAAAACGCTGCTGGGCCTTCATGCAGAGGAGGAACATGCTTGGGCTTGAGGATCaccagaggggaggctgggaggggcctGGAGGGGCGTGGGCTCCTGTTCCTGTCCCGTTGCCTGCCTAGTTTTGTGAAAGATTGGGGTTGGAGCAGTCTGACCAGATCTGGTGGTTTGGGGCCTCTCCTGCTCGAGATCTGGGAGAGGCATAGCACAGGGGCGGGACAGGGACCCTCAGCAGAGGGCAGCCTTTCTGCCAGTGGGGGGCAAGTGAAAGGTGCAAGTGTGGGGACGATGCTGTCCCAGGAGAGGCTGGCTCATGCGGTGGGTCCCCAGGGCTCCCAGCCAGCAAGCCCGGCTCCAGTCTCTGTGTGGGCGCAGCTCCTCAGACGTCCTCTCGTCAGCGCCCCCAGTGGGTGGTGGGCGCTATTGCTTCTGACACAAGCGTGGAAGTGACCTTCCAAAAGCCCTTGCTGAGGGACAGAGCCCGAGGATTTCCTGTTCCATCAGTGCCTCGGTGCTGAGCATttcatgtggtttttttctcAGATGGGCCTGACAGCCATGGGAGGGACAGGATTCCACAGATCAGGAGAGGGAACAGGAAATGTTGGCTAACTTCCCCCGGGCCTCCCatcagtaaatggcagagctgggattgaaATTCAGCTTTTCTGGGGTCAGAGCTCCTGGGGACTTCCTGGCCCAGGGCTCCTAGAAGCAGCCCTCAGCGGCAACAGGCTCCTTGCACTTGGCAGGAAGGAAGAGGCTAGACCCCACGTGCAGCGTTATTGAGCACGGAGGCCCTTGAGGTCCTCTACCTGTAACCTGCATACTCACTCCCTTCCCACAGTAGCACGCCCGTATACATGGGGAGCTCATTACCTCACCCCTTCCAGGGCTCAGCAATGGTTTTGAGTTGAATGTTCTCTTTGAGGCTGTACTGTCGATTCAGAAACTTTTCTTCCTGACTTTTCAAAAATCAcgtttatcttttttcttgtgCGCCCCCTCTCCTGAGTAAAGCACTTCATGATCCCGAAACTCAGACCTCATTTTATTGTATCAGGGGAGCCGTTGGAGGATCGAAATCTCATCTGAAAGTGAGGCTCTAAAGTGAATAATACCATTTTGTGTGGAAGTAGCCATCCCTCGGTGCCTCTGTTGGTTGTTCTCTGGTTTGTGGGGGGCGGGAGGTAGGTGTTTAGTGCACAGCTGTACTGAGTCATTTTTCACATCTTGAATGGGCTTGCCTCttcctctggttttttttttttttttcagatcacGCACCCAGCTGGCTGCATGTCTCAGTTTATCAAGTTCTTTGGAGAACAGATCCTCATCCTTTGGAAATTCGCCTTACTTCGAAAACGCATTTTGATATTTTCTCCCCCTCCTGTGGGTGTCGTGTGCTACAGAGGTAACTAGAAGCCAGCGTTCGGTTTTCTAGAGCAGAAACCGCCTGAGTCTTCCCATTGTTGACCAAGTTCGGAAGAGTTTGGGGTGTCCCAGGGGGTCCCAGGTTTCCAGCGTGGGAATATCAAGGTTGGCCTTGTGTTCTAGAATGGGCTCTGGTGGCAGAGCAGAAGTTGGGTTGGGGGATGCATCCATAGTCCGGTGGCAGAGAATAGATGTGAGAGAAGGTGGCCTCTGACACGTCGAGGAGGTAAACCTGGCCGACGTTGGTGTGTGATGTGGGTCGTACGGTTCTGATGTGTGTGAGGTAATGGAGGAAGTGTTCAGGATGACAAGGATGGTGGGGCCACCAGATGGGggcccaggaggaggagagggggtggggtggtagtCTTTGCCTTGTACACGAGGAGGACACCAGGCACCGGTGTGGTCGGGTCAGGACCTCAGGGGAAGGTCAGGCTGGAGAAAGAGATTTGACAGTGGCACGCAGAGTGCCGGTGACCACAGGATTGATGGTGTCCCTTGGGGAGAGCCAGAGTGAAGGGAGGTGATGTAGGCACAGGAGGTGAAGCAACACACGGGGATGACAAAGGTGACTGAGCTGGGGCAGTCAGAAAAAGGGAGGGAACCAGGAGATGTGGGGGTTACCACAGCCAGGTGTTACCAGGAGGGGGAGGGTCAACGGGGCCAGATCCTAAGCAAGACCTCGTGAGGGAAGACTGGAAACCATCTGTTGGCTGTGTAAGGCCTCCTTGGTGTCCCTTGATATCGCGTTCCGCTGTGGGACCGGAAAGGCTGGCACCCCTGCCCAAACCCCTCAGAATGCCAGTGCTCCACGGTGACCGGGGTTCTAGGACAGGCTGACTGCTCGGAGGGGGCGGCCAGCAGGctgtgagggaggagggacacactctcccctctcccctccctgtcccacaGTGTACTGCTGCTGCTGTCTGGCCAACGTCTCCCTGCCTGGCATCGGGGGCACCATTCCCGAGTCCAAGCCTTTCTTCTATGTGAACGTGGCTGACATCGAGAGCCTGGAGGTAGAGGTGTCCTATGTGGCCTGTGAGTACGGGGCCCTCCCCGCGTCCTGCCCTCACGTCCTCGGCCCGAACCCCTCCGGCCCCCCGGGGCGGCCTCCTCCTCGCAGATGCGGGGCTCCCGGACCCCTGGTTTCCTCAGTGGGGCTGGGCGGGTGTGTTTCGGGGACGGCCTCCAGGTTCCCAGACCCCGAACTCGGATGTCGCAGGCACCACGGAGAAGATTTTCGAGGAGAAGCGGGAGCTGTACGACGTCTACGTGGACAACCAGAACGTGAAGACGCACCACGACCACCTGCAGCCCTTGCTGAAGATCAACAGCGCCGACCGCGAGAAGTACCGGCGGCTCAACgagcagaggtggggggcagggggaggggcagagggaagggggcaggggggcaggggtgggaggtggggggcggggccggcccgCGCCCTGCCAGAGGGGCCCCCGGGGTCTGTCCCTGAGGCCGTGCTGCGTCGGGGTGGCACGTACCTGTGGGGTGACTTCTTTCCGGTGGGCCTCAGAACCCCGGGGGACCCAGGGACAGCACCAGCCTGGAGTGAGCACCCAGGGAGCCCGGTGTTGCCAGCGTGCTTATGCGTCCTCTCGCCTAATTCTCAGACTTTGGTTCTGCGACATGAGTGGCCTCTGCGGTATCAGTGGCGAGATCAGTAATATCGTCCCCATCATCCCTGTTCGGGGGGTGTTTAAGAAAGATGGTCGCTTGCCTGAGATCACACCGGGCTGCAACTGGCCCCGCACCCCAGGGGCTGGACTCCAAGCCCAGTCTCTTCCTTTCCCGTCCGTCTTCCACAGCTttggggccaggggctggggctgccctTCCTGGGGCAGGCGGCAGGGGGTGGCCCATGCAGGGGCCTGACCGAGGACCTGCCCGGTGTCGTGGGTCCTGCAGCAGCATCGGAGCGTGATggtggcctccctccctccccacaggcaGATGCTGCTGTACTcccaggaggtggaggaagaCTACAACCCTTGTGAGGAGGACCTCTTTGTGCTGTAAGTCAGCCCGGCGCGTGTGGGGTATCCACCACCACATTGGGCCTCGACACTTTCGCTGTCACCCTCCGCAGCCCAGGCACGTCCTTTGTTGCTGCCCACTGCGCTGGGAGCTGGGCTCCGTATGGAGTCCGCCGTGAGCCCTGAGATGCCATagaggggacccccccccccccagagaagttaaggagagaagcagggaagtTCAGAGAAAATGGGAGTCCCAGTGTGTCTTTCCCGTGAGCATTCCCTGCGGATGTCCACTGCATAGACGCGTCTGTCCCTCAGGACTCAGGGCTCCTCCATCGCCTTGTTTGAATAAAGCCGTTCCTCGCATTAAGTATTATGGCAGAATCAGAAATTGTGCCTTTTGAACCCAATGAAAGCTCTTTCCCCTGAATGTGATGGTGGTCGGGACAGGACCCGTGGTCCGTACACCTCACGGCGTTCGTCTCCTGTCTGAGCAGCTGTGGGAAGCAGCGATCAGGGTGGAGGACAGAACAGCGCCTCCAACAGAAGCCATTCTCCGTGGTCCCTGTCGGTCTTCCTTCCCtgtgtgctggggtgggggcaagaAGGGGCCCTTGCAGCTAGAACGGTACCTGGCTTGgagaccttttttttcttttaattttacttatttatgtgagagaaagagcgcacaagcaggaggagcagcaggcagagggagaagcaggctccccgccgagcagggagcctactgtggggctccatcccaggaccctgagatcatgatctgagccgaaggcagacattcaactgactgagccacccaggagccccatggcTTGAAAACTTTTGATAAAGTGTCCTTCCCAGTCCTCCTGTGATGTTGACATGTCACAGTGAattgagcaaagagcccacaGTGTTGTCAAGGTGTGACACGTTCTGCTACATCTGAAATTCCTGAGAGCTGAGAGTCGCTTTGGGCCTGAGGAGCCTTTGCCGAGCCTGAGACCCCACAGATAGAAAGTCAGGACAGTGAATGCCTTTTCTGCATATGACTTGTGTATTTATGTAGTACCACAAACCCATGACATTCAAATCGTGTTCTGTGTATAATCCCACCACCACCGGCAgcagcagggagaaaaaaaaaaaaaagtgaaacaaaggaaaacaaatacgGGGAGCCATGGCAGTATTGGCTTATCAATGTCCCCGTCAATGTCCCTGGTGCCTTCTGTGTCACCATCACCCCTGTCTCCCAGCTTTGCTGACTGTGAGACCTCCCTGGGCCTGCCCCGGCTcctgagccccagctctgcccagcaTGCTCTGTGGGATCTCAGGCCCCCAGTGGCTCAGGCTGGGGGCTGGACCGGTTCGGAGCCCTGCTCTGTTCCCACCACGGCTCACCCCTGCTGCTGGCTCCAGTGGCCTGTCCCCGAGGCTTTGAAGGTGAATTTTAGTTTCTCACGTTCTCTCTAGACCTCAGAGCTGCATCATCagtgggtttggggttttgttttttctttctcctccccttatGACTAGGAGGCAGAGGAACACAGAGCATGGGAGCACAGTACAGCATCTGTAGGAACCCTCCATAGGAAAGTTGGGTTTTGGCAGTCAGGCCATCACTGGTTCAAAGACTTTGCCAATCATACTGTGATTACTGTCCATGGTTTCTTTGCTAAACCTAGTGTCAACCCTGGAACTTTGGtcctatttccttattttcaggACTATTTCTGAGTTTGAAACCATTTAAAAGCATCTTAAAGCCATGTAGTCCCAGTTCCTCATGAGGGGATTATTGggtgacttgttttgttttggcttttctgccctcccttccttGTGTCTTCTCTGGTGAATGCAGGTTTTTCTTAGAGCAAAACAACCGGATATTTCAGACTTTGCTGGAGGTGTCTGCCAGTCAAGATAAAACTCTGACCGCTGAGCATGCCCGCGGCATGGGTCTAGACCCCCAGGGAGACCGGAGCTTTCTGATGGACCTGCTGGAGGCCTACGGCATCGACGTCATGTTGGTCATCGACAACCCCTGTTGCCCATAGGAAGAGTGAGCCAAGGCTGGTGAGCCTCCCTCACGGGGGGATATCACAACGGGCCCCAGAAGAcctcattttttattaagttgaCACAAAGGATTATGGTTTCTACTTTCcaacaaatgtgatttttgcaGTCTCTTTCTTCGCTTCCTCCCTAGTGGTAAGACGAGACCATCTCGGTTTTATGTCCTGCTTAGGTACGATGCCGGGATCCACCACCTTCTCCCAGAGCAGTCTCTCATCTCCTTGTTGAGTGACTTTGAGGGGATGTGCTGAAGGCCGTCTGTCACCAGCAGTGGGCCGAGCTCTGGAAACACTGGGGAGGACTATTCAGAAAGTCTCTGTGGTTTTCATCCCTTGAGGTACTGGAGAACGAGAGCGCTGTCCCCGGACAGCTGTGGACGTGTATCTCCTAGAGGTGGAAGCTAGACTTCATGACCCTTCGCGGTTTTTCTCCATTCCGGGGGTCCAGTGTTAGCATCAAATCCCTTTCCCTGTTCACTGGGGCAAATCTGAGTCTTGTCTGGTCATGTGAGTAGAGATCTCAAAGAGGAACAAAAGGATGTTTCTGTCACTAAGGAGAGCTTCTCTAAGGACAGAATGACAGGAAGAGGTTTCTTACCAGCCAGCTGGAAAGTAAAATTGTAGAATGAAGCCTGAAGCTTTCCGCAGAGgaaattggtggtggtggtactCCTCCTTTCCCCGAGTCCCCCTCTAGGGACATCCCTAGACTCCCCTCTAGGGATGGCCCTGGACCTTGCAAGCAAATTCATTATACAATGTAGTTTCTTTGAAGGGCTAAGCATCCTTTCGGGGTaattaaggtatttttaaaggGTACTGTTTGTTACCAGGAAAGGCAGAGCAGTTGGGGTTCAAACAGGATAGAGAAGACGTTTCTCCATCTGAGAGTTCTCTGGACACATCATAGCAGAGCCTTTAGATCAAGACAGAGATTGACTGGATTCTGTAATCAAACAAGGATCTGAGCTGGTCACTCCGACTTTGGAGCAAGACTTTGTACCCGTTTGGAGCCCCTCACAAATTTCTCTTCCACAGAGATGCCATTCCTTGAGCTAAGTAGTTGGGGCCAGAGACTACACATGTGTCAAGAGCGAATTTGATAGTGCCTTCACCTGGGGAAGTGGTTGGAGCCCGAGTGTGCGTGATGAGTTCACTGCATCCCCCTGACACGTTCTGGTTTGAAGTGACTCCCGTCAGTCCCTGCCTCTTCTCCTCAGCCGGGCATCCCAGGGATGCCAGCTTCAAGGAGACAGTGGTTGTTTGAAGCCAGCTCTCATGAGTAGAGTTTAGGTCTTTTTGGCCATAGGATTTTGACTTGGGCTTGTGAGTTGCTGGTGACAGTTTCTTCACTTTCGCCCTTCTTGCCTGGCTGTGTCGTTGGCCTAGCCGTCCACGTGTCCACGTCTGTGACCAGCAACCACCCAGGCTAATACACATGGCAGAGAAAGAACTTTTGAATGGATGGATCACACGTCTTATCTCAAGACTAGCTTTTTAGGGCTCATTGCTTTATTCAGAGATATTTTCACTGTAGCTCCTTGATACGGGACTCAAGACTAAAGAAATTCACATGTACAAATGCAAATACATACTGGGTAGTCAAAGTAGCatcttttatgtaaatatatcaaTAAGTCTGGGCGTTGAAGTGTGAGCTGTGCTGCGGACACTCTTCTCTCCTCTGCAGTGTGGGTTTAGCCATCATTTCAGTAACGTCCATGTTTACAAAAGCAGCTTCGCCGCCTCTCTCCTTTAAGAGCAGCCTTCTCTTGTCTCTGGAAGGAGCGGACTTTCCGACCTGCGTCGAGTAACAGTTACTTTTTGTGGTGTCTGAATGCTCAAGGTTTTCAAAGTTAGGGGGTGGTGTGTCAGAAGCAGGGCTAGGGGTGACAGGAAAGGTCGGGTTCTCTCAGTGGACGTGGGTCCTTTCTCGGGACCTGAGGGCTTTGTTGGAAGCCGTCTTTGAGCACGTCGGCGCCCATGCCCTCCTGCAGGCAGACACCTGTGTTTCTGTGGCTTTGTGACTTGATGCTCACGGGTGTTCATGTAAAGGTCATAAGGTGAAAATGAGGTTCTGGTATTTTCCTTTGAATGCTgggtggggctctgggctccgtGCAGCTCCACGCCCTTCCAGGTGGCCGTGGGGTCTCTGTGCGGTCCCCTCACACCCAGGCAGGGGGCAGGATGG
This genomic stretch from Mustela erminea isolate mMusErm1 chromosome 11, mMusErm1.Pri, whole genome shotgun sequence harbors:
- the DENND11 gene encoding DENN domain-containing protein 11 isoform X1, giving the protein MVERGDAAPLLRWAEGPAVSPPQAPELQAGGRRWGSGGGGRPAAEPPRRREPEELGASEVLLQPGRLELGDVEEDQVVAVFVVTFDPRSGNMVEWCLPQDIDLEGVEFKSMASGSHKIQSDFIYFRKGPFFGLACFANMPVESELERGARMKSVGILSPSYTLLYRYMHFLENQVRHQLETPGHYSHLAAFYEDKKGVLHAGPGRGGSLPPVYWLPSIHRYMYPEMKITHPAGCMSQFIKFFGEQILILWKFALLRKRILIFSPPPVGVVCYRVYCCCCLANVSLPGIGGTIPESKPFFYVNVADIESLEVEVSYVACTTEKIFEEKRELYDVYVDNQNVKTHHDHLQPLLKINSADREKYRRLNEQRQMLLYSQEVEEDYNPCEEDLFVLFFLEQNNRIFQTLLEVSASQDKTLTAEHARGMGLDPQGDRSFLMDLLEAYGIDVMLVIDNPCCP
- the DENND11 gene encoding DENN domain-containing protein 11 isoform X2; its protein translation is MVEWCLPQDIDLEGVEFKSMASGSHKIQSDFIYFRKGPFFGLACFANMPVESELERGARMKSVGILSPSYTLLYRYMHFLENQVRHQLETPGHYSHLAAFYEDKKGVLHAGPGRGGSLPPVYWLPSIHRYMYPEMKITHPAGCMSQFIKFFGEQILILWKFALLRKRILIFSPPPVGVVCYRVYCCCCLANVSLPGIGGTIPESKPFFYVNVADIESLEVEVSYVACTTEKIFEEKRELYDVYVDNQNVKTHHDHLQPLLKINSADREKYRRLNEQRQMLLYSQEVEEDYNPCEEDLFVLFFLEQNNRIFQTLLEVSASQDKTLTAEHARGMGLDPQGDRSFLMDLLEAYGIDVMLVIDNPCCP